A window of the Sporosarcina sp. FSL K6-2383 genome harbors these coding sequences:
- a CDS encoding DUF2268 domain-containing putative Zn-dependent protease (predicted Zn-dependent protease with a strongly conserved HExxH motif) yields MNTTNKVLITICILLIFTLSACKKTEQSHKEINSENEQRTISYSFKNPNTEQEFNIIHAYLLYENYFETVKDNPDESHYKLYKEEIIKPVYEACFKDAEIRVNVLEWTPKESNFDSIENQIESMNTDHLNKVFEESLIKSSDILSSDKKTTVCIFPRLERFPSDMMTIGAGKIIVSYRKFDNSYKPNMAHEYHHSVWFRKHYTENYNLTGLDHLILEGRAVMFETLVYPDLNSSYYVDESFNKEYWSKIQSYLESTATREIDEMKFGGSSGLPNNYGYSEGYKMIRSYLNLHPNMTVEEWTSKSSKEIFEEGNYIANYE; encoded by the coding sequence ATGAATACCACAAATAAAGTTTTAATTACAATTTGTATACTTCTAATTTTTACTTTATCAGCTTGCAAGAAAACTGAACAATCGCACAAAGAAATAAATTCGGAAAATGAACAACGAACTATATCTTACTCTTTTAAAAATCCCAATACGGAGCAAGAATTTAATATCATTCATGCTTACTTGTTATATGAAAATTATTTTGAAACTGTAAAAGATAATCCAGATGAATCACACTATAAATTATATAAAGAAGAAATTATAAAACCCGTATATGAAGCATGTTTTAAAGATGCAGAAATTCGCGTTAATGTACTTGAATGGACTCCAAAAGAAAGTAATTTTGATAGTATTGAGAATCAAATTGAATCAATGAATACAGATCATTTAAATAAAGTATTTGAGGAATCACTTATTAAATCCTCTGACATACTTTCATCAGATAAAAAAACAACAGTATGTATATTTCCTAGATTAGAACGATTTCCTTCTGACATGATGACAATTGGTGCAGGGAAAATTATAGTCTCTTACCGTAAGTTTGATAATTCTTATAAACCGAACATGGCCCATGAATATCATCATAGTGTTTGGTTTAGAAAACATTATACGGAAAATTATAATCTGACTGGATTAGATCATTTAATATTGGAAGGACGGGCAGTGATGTTTGAAACCTTGGTATATCCCGATTTAAACAGTTCATATTATGTTGACGAAAGTTTTAACAAAGAATATTGGAGCAAGATTCAGTCATATCTTGAAAGTACAGCCACCCGGGAGATTGATGAAATGAAGTTCGGTGGCTCTAGTGGTCTTCCTAATAATTATGGCTATAGCGAAGGATACAAAATGATTAGATCTTACTTAAATTTGCATCCCAATATGACAGTAGAAGAATGGACTTCCAAAAGTTCGAAGGAAATATTTGAAGAAGGAAACTACATTGCTAACTACGAGTAG
- a CDS encoding DUF6612 family protein, giving the protein MKNWIKGIGVGVLAFGLAACNAPAEPKTDTETGKKVELEEPSGLTAQEVFEKATAASAEQTSMHATMNIAQLIEMPGQDLPMNSKIKMDMDMVIDPLAMYQKMDVDMGEQGAMAMEMYMTEEGFFTNDPMSGQWMKLPGEMYEDLLGEVGSADPTLDMTMFNEFVEDFKFEQTDDEYILKLSASGDKFSQLFKEIAMENLPAGVDANAEAAELMDNVEVKSLEYEIFIDKKTFYTNAFNMKMDMTMLIEGEEMRLDQKVNAKLSEINEIDKIEIPQEVLENALDINEAMGQ; this is encoded by the coding sequence ATGAAGAACTGGATAAAAGGAATTGGGGTCGGTGTTCTTGCCTTTGGACTTGCGGCATGTAATGCGCCAGCAGAGCCTAAAACAGATACTGAGACGGGAAAAAAGGTAGAACTTGAAGAGCCAAGCGGATTGACAGCGCAGGAAGTATTCGAAAAGGCAACGGCAGCATCAGCAGAACAAACGAGTATGCATGCCACTATGAATATTGCCCAACTGATCGAGATGCCGGGTCAGGATTTACCGATGAATAGCAAAATCAAAATGGACATGGATATGGTTATTGACCCACTTGCTATGTATCAGAAGATGGATGTAGACATGGGTGAGCAAGGAGCAATGGCGATGGAAATGTACATGACAGAAGAAGGATTCTTCACGAATGATCCAATGTCAGGCCAGTGGATGAAGTTACCAGGTGAAATGTACGAGGATTTACTTGGAGAAGTAGGTAGCGCGGACCCCACGCTGGATATGACCATGTTCAATGAGTTTGTAGAAGACTTCAAGTTTGAACAAACAGATGATGAATATATTCTTAAATTGTCAGCTTCGGGAGATAAATTTAGTCAACTATTTAAGGAAATTGCGATGGAAAACTTACCAGCGGGTGTAGATGCGAATGCAGAAGCAGCTGAGTTGATGGATAATGTTGAAGTGAAGAGTTTGGAATATGAGATTTTCATCGACAAAAAGACGTTTTACACAAATGCGTTCAATATGAAAATGGACATGACGATGCTAATTGAAGGCGAGGAAATGCGTCTAGATCAGAAGGTCAATGCTAAACTAAGTGAAATCAACGAGATTGATAAAATTGAAATCCCACAAGAAGTACTTGAAAACGCTTTGGATATAAATGAAGCGATGGGACAATAA
- a CDS encoding NUDIX hydrolase, whose protein sequence is MAKTSGCFTIIKDKEGRILLVKRKDYPLWDLPGGTLEKDELLESCAVRETEEETGYIISIKRKIGEYYQPQYDDLQHLFLGEVNNGLPIRNGPETERVEWFNPKKLPMFMIPNRRKQIKNFLKHKNTIIKESIFVTPFKIFILKIVLRIFGKVM, encoded by the coding sequence ATGGCAAAAACTTCTGGTTGTTTTACTATTATTAAAGATAAAGAAGGTCGTATATTGTTAGTCAAGCGAAAAGATTATCCTCTCTGGGATTTACCAGGAGGTACATTGGAAAAAGATGAACTATTGGAAAGTTGTGCTGTTAGGGAAACAGAGGAGGAAACAGGATATATCATTTCAATTAAACGAAAAATCGGAGAATATTATCAACCTCAATATGATGATTTACAACACTTATTCTTAGGAGAAGTAAATAACGGATTGCCAATTAGGAATGGTCCTGAAACAGAAAGAGTGGAGTGGTTTAACCCTAAAAAGTTACCTATGTTTATGATTCCCAATAGAAGAAAACAAATTAAAAATTTTTTGAAGCATAAAAATACGATAATAAAAGAGTCAATATTTGTTACCCCTTTTAAAATCTTTATTCTTAAAATAGTTTTAAGGATATTTGGAAAGGTAATGTGA
- a CDS encoding ABC transporter ATP-binding protein — MIKKFFSYYKPHKRLFVIDFSSAIFVALLDLAFPVAVKWFIDDLLPTGNWGKIISVSILLLLVYLLSTVLQYIVSYLGHKLGINIETDMRQKLFNHVQRQSFRFFDNTKTGHIMSRITNDLFDIGELAHHGPEDIFIAIMTVIGAFAIMYTINPELAIIAIIMVPFLIILVTFCNKKMNAAWQNMYGKIADVNARVEDSVSGSRVVKSFTNEEFEIARFREDNANFRIAKLVAYKVMAWTHSGMFMMTRLVTLIVLVVGAWFVHEKNMSIGDLVSFVLFVNVLIKPVDKISALLELYPKGMAGFRRFLDLIDQEPEIQDRPNAIAVPHLTGNIVFDDVHFHYDDNKAVLNGIDLNIHAGQTVAFVGPSGAGKTTICSLIPRFYDITEGAIAIDGLDIRDMTQHSLRSQIGIVQQDVFLFTGTIKENIAYGKLDATDEEVFEAANKAHLEDFIASLPDGYETQIGERGLKLSGGQKQRLAIARMFLKNPPILILDEATSALDTETERIIQQSLAELAENRTTLVIAHRLATIRDADRVIVVTEDGIAEDGKYDELVNQGGIFARLHNIQFQEV, encoded by the coding sequence ATGATAAAGAAGTTCTTTTCTTATTATAAACCGCATAAACGGCTATTCGTCATCGACTTTTCCAGTGCGATTTTCGTCGCATTGCTCGATCTTGCCTTTCCCGTTGCAGTCAAATGGTTCATAGACGATTTGTTGCCAACAGGGAATTGGGGAAAAATCATTAGTGTGAGCATTTTGCTGTTACTCGTCTACTTACTCAGTACGGTCCTTCAATATATCGTCAGCTATTTGGGGCACAAGCTGGGGATTAATATCGAAACCGATATGCGTCAAAAGCTGTTCAATCATGTGCAGCGGCAATCATTCCGATTTTTCGACAACACGAAGACGGGCCATATTATGAGCCGTATTACGAATGATTTATTCGACATTGGGGAACTGGCTCACCATGGACCGGAAGATATTTTCATCGCGATTATGACCGTCATCGGTGCCTTCGCTATTATGTATACAATCAATCCGGAACTCGCCATTATCGCCATCATCATGGTACCTTTCCTGATTATCCTTGTCACATTTTGCAATAAAAAAATGAATGCCGCATGGCAAAACATGTACGGAAAAATTGCGGATGTCAATGCACGCGTCGAAGACTCTGTTTCAGGATCACGCGTCGTTAAATCCTTTACAAATGAGGAATTTGAAATTGCACGTTTCCGTGAAGACAACGCTAATTTCCGAATTGCCAAGCTCGTCGCCTATAAAGTGATGGCCTGGACGCATTCTGGCATGTTCATGATGACGCGGTTAGTGACGTTGATTGTACTCGTCGTCGGCGCATGGTTCGTCCACGAAAAAAATATGTCTATCGGAGATCTTGTCAGCTTTGTACTTTTCGTCAATGTACTGATCAAACCCGTTGATAAGATTAGCGCGTTACTAGAATTATATCCAAAGGGAATGGCCGGCTTCCGTAGATTCCTTGATTTAATTGATCAAGAGCCTGAAATCCAGGATCGTCCGAACGCCATTGCTGTTCCTCATTTAACTGGTAATATCGTCTTCGATGACGTCCATTTCCATTATGATGACAACAAAGCGGTGCTCAATGGCATCGATTTAAATATTCATGCAGGACAAACAGTCGCATTCGTTGGGCCATCTGGCGCTGGGAAAACAACCATTTGTTCACTGATTCCGCGTTTTTACGATATCACTGAAGGTGCGATTGCTATTGACGGCTTGGATATTCGCGATATGACACAGCACTCCTTACGCTCGCAAATCGGGATTGTTCAGCAAGATGTCTTTTTATTCACAGGAACGATTAAAGAGAATATCGCCTACGGAAAATTGGATGCAACGGACGAAGAAGTATTTGAAGCGGCGAATAAAGCGCACCTTGAAGACTTCATCGCCTCACTACCAGATGGCTATGAGACACAAATTGGTGAACGTGGACTGAAATTATCAGGCGGGCAGAAGCAACGCCTAGCAATTGCGCGTATGTTCTTGAAAAACCCACCAATTCTCATTTTGGATGAAGCGACATCCGCACTCGATACAGAAACAGAACGCATCATTCAGCAATCACTTGCCGAATTGGCGGAAAATCGTACCACACTTGTTATCGCGCACCGTCTAGCCACTATTCGCGACGCAGACCGCGTCATCGTCGTCACAGAAGACGGCATTGCGGAAGACGGTAAGTACGATGAATTGGTCAATCAGGGTGGGATTTTTGCTCGGTTGCATAATATTCAATTTCAAGAGGTTTAA
- a CDS encoding NUDIX domain-containing protein codes for MNPIKKAYGYVTRISDGKTQVLVFRHSNAEAGIQIPKGTVKPNEDTYHAVIREIEEETGLSDITVQNLIAEDFWENDDGAIHNRFFYKIAVSSVQDEWDYQPTGGGDEDGLTFHYFWISSIDDVELIRGHGDYLNHVLD; via the coding sequence ATGAATCCTATTAAAAAAGCTTATGGTTATGTAACGAGAATTAGTGATGGAAAAACACAAGTATTAGTCTTTCGGCATTCAAATGCTGAAGCGGGTATACAGATACCCAAAGGGACAGTAAAGCCGAACGAAGATACTTATCATGCGGTAATTAGAGAAATTGAAGAGGAAACTGGGCTTAGCGATATTACAGTTCAAAATTTAATTGCAGAAGATTTTTGGGAGAATGACGACGGTGCAATACATAACAGGTTTTTTTATAAAATAGCCGTTTCAAGTGTACAAGATGAATGGGATTATCAGCCAACAGGGGGAGGAGATGAAGACGGACTAACATTTCATTACTTCTGGATTTCGTCAATAGATGATGTTGAACTTATAAGAGGTCATGGAGATTATCTAAATCATGTTTTAGACTAA